TGTTGGCCGCCACCGACCAGCCGTCGGCGCCGCTGGTCGGTGCAGGTGCGTCCTGGCCGGCCGAATGCGTGTGGTTGTAGAACGCATCGCCAAAGAACGTCACGTAGTCGTTGATCTTGTAATTACCAAGCACGAAGACGTTGGTGCGTTCGGACTGCGTCTGGATGTAGTTGTAGGCGTTGTAGTTGTAGACGTCGCTGGCGCCGTTGAAGCAACGGTAGTCGTTGACGCTGTTGCCCGAGCCGCTGGCCAGCGTGACCAGGCCGGAGGAGCAGTTGGCGGGCAGGCCGGGGTTGCCGGCCGGCAGCTGGAACTTGCCGGAGGGAACCGTGTGCGAACCGGAGATCTGCGGACCGGAGCTGTACAGCGACAGCTGGTGGGCCGAGAAGCCGCGGCGCGTGGCGATCACCGGATCCTGCTTGTTGTAGTCGATGCCGGCGACGATGTTGCCCTGGTCGCCGCTTGCGCCCACGGTGAACTGCGCGCCATGACGCTGGCCATCGCCATGCGAGGAGACGCCGTCGTTGACGCTCAGCTCCGCGCCCTTGTAGTCCTTGCGCAGGATGAAGTTCACCACGCCGCCGACGGCGTCGGAGCCGTACACGGTGGAGGCGCCATTGGCCAGCACGTCCACGCGCTCGACCATGTTCTGCGGAATCATGTTGAGGTCGGCGTTGGCCAGGCGCTGGCCGTCCACCAGCACCAGGGTGCGGTCGGTGCCAAGGCCACGCAGCGACACGCGTGCCGCGCCGTCGCCGCCTTCCAGCGTCGGGCTGGCGACGCCGCCGCCGTTGCTGTTGTTCTGGGTGTTGGTAGCCGTACCCGACACGCTGGGCAACTGCTGGATCACGTTGCCGAGGGTGGGCGTGCCGTTGTTGGTGATCGCGCCACGGTCGAGGGTGACGACCGGACTGGCGGTTTCAGCGTCGACGCGGCGGATCAGCGAGCCGGTGACGGAAACGGCGGTGAGCGTTTTTGCGTTGGACTTGTTGGCTTGCTGGTCGCCGCTGTTCTGGCTCTGCGCGCTCGATGCGTCCTTGTTTGTTGTGGCGTCCTGCGCCTGAGCCATGGCGGCCGTGGATGCGATGCCGACAGAAAGCGCCAGGCGTACCGCAATCGACAGACGATTGTAATTGGACTGCATGTTTGTCTCCCCGAATTTAGGCAAAAGAGTTCCCGCTATAGGCGCCTGGACGTCTATAGGTGTTGCACCGCTTATTGGGTTCCCCGAGGCCACTCTTTCAGGAAATTGATACCGAGACAAGGCCTCTTTAACAATTCTTTCAGTAGCCGAATGCTTTCACGAGTGGTTTCAATTGAAACCAACGTGTCCGAACAGATCGCTTTGGGCCGCGAAGCTGTCGGCGTCCACGAATCCGGCCAGTCCCACACCCACGAGTCGATAGCGCGTTTCCGACGGACGGTCGACGCGGTCACGCAAGGCACAGGCAATATCCGCAATTTCTTGCGCAGAGGCTGGTCGTGTCGATGGTGTGAAACTTCGCGTGAGCGTATGGAAGTCCGACGTCTTCAGCTTGAGCACCACCGTGCGCGCCACGCGCGCGTGGTCGCCGCTGGCTTCGCGTTCGTGGGCCGCCCAGGTTTTCTCGGCGAGGCGCCGGATGTGCGGTGCGATCTCATCCAGCGTGAGGTCGCTTTCGAAGGTGTCCTCGGCAGACACCTGCAGGGTCGGGCGGTCGGGCTGCACCGCATGGTCATCGATACCCAGGGAGAGTTCGTGCAACCGTCGTCCCCAGCGGCCGAAATGTTGTTCGAGTGGCGGACCGCCAAACGCTTTGAGGTCACTGACCGTGGCGATGCCCAGTTCGGTCAGCTTCGCCTCCATCACCTTGCCCACGCCTGGAAGCCGCCCCACCGGCAGCGGTGCAAGGAACGCCTCGACCTGGTTGGGACGTATCACGAACAGGCCATCGGGCTTGCGCCAGTCCGAGGCGATCTTGGCGAGGAACTTGTTCGGGGCCACGCCGGCTGATGCCGTGAGCTGCGTTTCCTCGCGGATGGCGGCACGGATCGCTTCCGCCGTTGCGGTGGCCGAAGGCAAGTGCGTGTGCGTGGTGGTGACGTCGAGGTAGGCCTCGTCCAGTGACAGCGGTTCGATCAGATCGGTGTGACGCGCGAAGATCTCCCGCACCTGCCGCGATACCGTCTTGTATCGCGTGAAATCCGGCGGCACGAAAATCGCCTGCGGGCAAAGGCGTTCCGCGCGCACCGCCGGCATGGCCGAGCGCACGCCAAAGGTGCGTGCCTCGTAGCTTGCGGCGCATACCACCGAACGTGCACCGCGCCACGCCACCACCACCGGCTTGCCGCGCAGCAATGGATCGTCGCGCTGCTCCACCGACGCGTAGAACGCGTCCATGTCGACGTGGATGATCTTGCGGGGCAGGGAAGGCACAACCGGACGCGGGTGGGGCGGGGCGCACAGTCAAACACGAAACGGCCCGGTTGGCGCGTGGCATTGCGGCATGGTGGCGAGGTGGCCTGTCGCGAGCCGGGTCCGTTCCCACGGGCTCGCTCCCACAGAAGGCGGCCACATGGTGGGAGCGAGCCCTGCTCGCGACAAAGCCCTTTTATTGCCAGGGCGTGTGCAGACTCTCGTCGACGCGCTTCCTGTCCAGTTCCACGAAGGCGTGCAGGTCGAAGGTATCCAGCCGGAAGCGCTGGGCGGCGGTGAAAAAAGCCATCAAGGAAAGAATGCGCTGGGGATTGCGTGCCCACGGCGGCACATAGACCGCACGGGCAATCAGGCCGCTCTCCAGGTAAGGGGCCAGCATGATCACGTCCGACGCGGTCACGCGCCCCGCAAACAACAGCGGCAGCATTTCGACATGGCCTTCCTGCAGCACCTTGCGGATGAACACATAGATGCCCATCACGCCTTCCAGATAGGCACTGTCCTTGGTGAAGCAGATCTTGCCCCTCGGGTCACCGCCACGGAAGATGCGCGCCGCGCTCTGGTAGCTCTCGACCGGTGACTGGCCAGCATCAAGGAAGCCGCGGAACACTTCGATGAAGTCCGCGCCGTCCAGTGCGTTCTTGACCGCAACTACCCGCAGCGCGATGCGACGCAGGCGGTTCAGGTCAATCGCGCCGGTGATGATCTCGGAGAACGTCGCCAGCCCTTCCTGCGCGCGCGTGGTGCGGGGCGCGCCCAGGCCCAGCGATTTGAAGTAGGGCTGATGCTTGCCGTTGAGCAGCGTGGCGGTGTGCACGAAGGCTTCGTGTTCGGTGAGCTGTTCCAGGTCCAGCGCGGAGAACAGCGCGGTCGAGCGAAGGTTGATGCTCTTGCTGCCGGCCGTGGCCTTTGACGGCAGGTCCGGGTCGAGCACCACTTTCACCTCGTCCTTGTCGAAGAAAGGACCCAGGCGTTCGCGCAGGCGTTGGGCGAATTCTTCGGCGGGTATATCGGCAGGCACACGCGGGAGGCCTTCGCGGCTGATCAGGTCGTCGCTGATGGCCAGCAGCTCCTTCGCTGCATCGAACGCGTTGGCGGTCTGCCCCAGGTAGATCGCGTCGGGCCGCCCATACAGCGCAGTCGAGCAGCGCGTAAATGTCTCCGTGCCGATGCCCATCAGCATCTGGGCTGCGGTGAGATAGCTCCACGCGGTCTTGAAGAGCCAGTCCCCGAGCGGGTGGCCGCGGTCCAGCTTGGCCATGATCGCCCTGAGCGCGGCCATTTCGCCGCTCAGATCGGGGTGGCGCACCGGTGGCTGCGGCAGTACGGGCTGGCCCTTCTCCCAGGAGGCCATGAAGGTCGTTTCCATGGACTGCGGCCAGTCGATGGCCTTCAGTACGCGGATCTTCTTGCCCACGGCGACCAGTTCCCGGTCGCATTCCAGCAGGGGGCCAAGGGTCTTGTCGTCCTCGGGGCGGACGACGCCCGCAACGGTACTCATGGTGCCTCCGGGTAGTGCTTCAGCAGGAAGGAAGGGCCGGTTCGCCTTGGCGACCGAGGCTGTGACTATGGCCTCCGCCTGTGATGGCCGATAGCGAAAAACTACTGATTGTCTTGAGAAAGTCATGTTGACGGCGGGTGCTGTCACATCCTCTTGGATTCTTCGTGCCGCTTGCACTTCGTCGTCGGTGCCGTGTCTTCCGCCAGTCGTAGAACCGGGCGCAGTCCGCTATCGTCCATGTCTCGTATCTGTCACGAAGGACGCCGTGCCGCTCCATGACTGCTGAGAACTCTTCCGCGTATCTGCGCCGCCTGGGCACCTGGGATGCGGCCGCCATCGTGATCGGTGGCGTGATCGGCGCCGGCATCTTCCGCAGCGCCTCCACCGTGGCGGAGCGCACGTCCTCGGGCGCGCAGCTGCTCATCTTGTGGGCCATCGGTGGCCTGCTGACCCTGGCAGGCGTGCTCTGTTACGCGGAGCTCGGCGCCCGCCGGCCACAGGCAGGCGGTGTCTATATCTATCTGCGCGAGGCCTACGGGCAGCTGCCGGCCTTCCTGTTCGGCTGGACCATGGCGCTGATCAACTACCCCGGCAGCGTCGCCGCGGTGGCCACCACGTTTGCCGACTATTTCTGCTCAGCCATCGGACTGTCGCCGCAGCTCTGGGTGAAGCCGGTGGCGGCCGGCGCCATCGCCTTCATCGTGGGCGTGAATTTCTTCGGCATCCGCGCCGGTTCGCGCATGCTCAACGTGTTCACCTTGCTCAAGCTCTCGGCCATCGCCCTGGTGGTGGTGACGGGTGTGATCCTGGCGCACGGGCAGTTCGGCCATGTGCTGGCCACGGACACCACGCATAACGTGCCGTCCATCGCGATCCTCGGTGCACTGCTGCCGGTGCTGTTCACCTACGGCGGGTTTCACTACCTCAACGATCTGGCCGGCGAAGTACGCGAGCCGCAGCGCACGCTGCCGCGCGCGCTGGGTCTGGGTCTGTGCGGCGTAGTGGTGTGCTACGTACTGGTCAATTTCGCCTACCTCGCGGGACTGGGGCATGCCGGGCTGGCGGCTAGCCAGGCGCCGGCGGCGGACCTGATGCGCCATCTGTTCGGGGAGGGTGGCGCCACCCTGATCGCCGTGGGCATCGCCTGTTCCACCTTCGGTTACTGCAGCATCGCCATCGCCGGTGGCGCGCGCGTGCTGCAGACCATGGGCTCGGACGGCATGCTGTTCAAGGCGGTGGGGCGCATCCATGAGCGCTCCCACGCACCGCGCGTGGCACTGGCTGTACTGGGTGGCTGGGCCATCGTGCTGGTGATCTCGGGCAGCTTCGGCCAGCTGGTCGACTACACCACGGTAGGCGAGTGGTTGTCGCATGCGTTCGGCATTGCCACGCTGTTCTGGTATCGCCGGCGTTTCCGCAACGAACCGTCGCCGTATCGCGTGCCGTTCTATCCGGTATTGCCCCTGCTGTTTGTCTGCACGGTCTTGGGCGTGATCATCGTCACGTCGATCAATTCGCCCGGCGATGCCGGCATGAGTCTGGCGCTGATCGCCATGGGCGCGCCCGTGTATTACGCATGGCGCGCGTGGCAGCGGAGGTCAGCATGAAATTGCGTTCGCGCTGCACGCTGATCCAGCAAGCCAACCTTCAGACGGCACAGGCATACTGCCGCCAATTCCACGCGACGAGCCACGGATGAACCGGATCGCTCCCCTAGCTGCCTGCTGCCTGCTGGCCCTGAGTGGCTGCCACAAGGCGAGCGATACCGATCGTGCCGATCTCAGCCACGCCGTGGCCACCGCATCGGCTCCCGCCGCCGCCGCGTCCAACGTAACGGCAACGCCGGCACCGAAGACGCCGCAGACCTCGCTGGATCACGTCGTGCTCGACGGCAAGCCCGTCACGGTCGATGGCATGTCGTTGCAGCGCTACGTGTTCCAGCCATCGCCGCAGCCGCAGGTCACGGTGATGCTCGACAAGGGCGACTGGTCGAAGGAAGGCTCGCTGCGCGTGGACATGCAGAACGCGATGCCATGGGCGGTAACGCTTACCGTGGATATCGATGGCGTGAAGGCGGGTGAACACCTGCACGCGACGGTCGGCATCCCGGCGGGCCCGCCGCAGACGCTGGTGATCCCGCTGCGCGCCACGTCGCCGCGCGACATGGGCATGCAGGTCGGGCCGCCCATGCCGTATGTGTCGGGCGGCAAGCGCCTGTTCGTGGCCACCACGGTGGAAGGCAAGCTCGATCTGGCGCACGTGAAAGCCGTGCGTCTGGGCATGCCCGCGCCCACGGCGGCGCAGAGCCTGCTGTTCGGCCGGCTGGATACCTCGCGCGGCGACCACGACCTGCGCGAGGCCTATACCGGCATCGTCGATGCCTGGGGCCAGTACACGCGCGGCCAGTGGCCGGGCAAGGTGGATTCGGACGAAGCGCTGCGTGGCGCCCGCCCGAAGAAGAAAGCCGTGGCGGCCATGGACGCACAGGCGCGCAAGGGCTTCGACCGTTTTGGCGGCCGCACCGACCAGCCGGCGTTCAAGGCTACCGGCTGGTTCCGCACCGAGCAGCGCAACGGCCGCTGGCAGCTGGTGACCCCCGAAGGGCACGCCTTCTTCTCGCTGGGCGTGAACGTGGTGGACGATGACGGTGGCCGTACCTACATCGACGGCCGCGAGTTCATGTTCAAGGACCTGCCGCGCGACAGCAGCCGCTGGACGCCGTTCTACGGCACCACGGGCAAATCGTCCGGCGAGCAGCAGGCTTCGGCGGGCATCGCCTATCACCAGGGCAAGTGGTTCGATTACTACTCGGCCAACCTGTTCCTTGCCGACGGGCGTCATTGGCGCCAGGCCTGGCGCACGCGCACCATCGAACGCCTCGATCACTGGGGCTTCAACACGCTGGGCAACTGGAGCGACGACGCACTGACCCAGATGCACCGCATGGCCTATACGCGCTCGGTGAACATCGCCGGCACGTTCGGCAATGTCTCCAGCGGTTACGACTACTGGGGCCGCATGCCTGATCCGTTCGATCCGCGCTTTGCGCAGGCGGCGGACGTGGCCGCGGCGCAGGCCGCGAAGGAAGTGCGCGACGATCCGTGGATGCTGGGCTACTTCGCCGACAACGAACTGGCATGGGCCGGGCAGGGGCCGCAGGGGCGCTGGGGCCTGGCGCAGGGCACCCTGCGTGGCGAAGCGCGCAGCCCGGCCAAGCAGGCCTTCATCGCCGCGCTGAAGAAGGAATACGGCACGCCGGCAAAGCTGGCCACCGCATGGGGCATCACGCTGGATTCGTGGGATGCGCTGAACGTCACCAACTTCGCCGCGCCCAGTCCTGACGATGCGCACCCGGCCATTGCCGATGACTACAGCGCCTGGCTGCGCGCCTATGCCGACCAGTATTTCCGCACGGTGGCGCAGGCCATCCACAAGCACGATGCCCACCACCTGTTCCTCGGCGGGCGCTTCGCGGTGCATACGCCGGAAGCGGTGGCGTCATGCGCGCAGTTCTGCGATGTCGTGAGCTTCAGCGGGTATGCGGATGTACCCGAGCGTGCCTTCGACGCGGCCGCCTTCGCCAAGCTCGACAAGCCGGCGCTGATTTCCGAATTCCATTTCGGTTCCGATGATCGCGGCCCGTTCGGCAAGGGCGTGGTGCCGACGTGGAACGAGCAGCAGCGCGGCGAAGCGTATGCGCACTACGTCGCCGACGCGGTGGCCAATCCTGCCATCGTGGGCGTGCACTGGTTCCAGTACGTGGATCAGCCGGTCACCGGTCGGCTGATTGATGGCGAGAACTCGCACATCGGCCTGGTCGCGATTACCGACCGGCCGTTCACGCAGTTCATCGACGCCGTGCGCGAGGCGAATCGCAAGACGGGATATTGAGAGCCAGGAGTGAGTAGAGAGGCGTGAGTAGTCAGAGAAGGGCGTCGTGCTCTCTCTCGCTTCTCACTCCTCTCCACTCACTCCTGCCCCTTTCATGCAAGGCTGGTCGCCGCGCCAAACGCCAGCGCCATCACCACGGCCACTGCCATGCACGCGCTGGCGGGGCGGATGCGGCGGGCGTCCACGCGCGGAATAAGACGCCACAGCACGAACACGCCGATCACCATGTCCACCACCAGCGCGCCGCGGAACAACGGCGAGACCAGCAGGGGCGCGTAAGGTGGTTTGGCATGCCCTTCGTGCATGGCGACGCCGACGATGAGCAACAGGCCGATCAGGTTCCACATCAGGCAGGCGAGATACGTGCGGTTGAACACAACCGGGCAGCGTTCGGCCCAGCGCAGTACCGACCAGGCAACGATGGCGAAGAACAGTGCGCCGATGCTGCTGTAGAGCACCCACCAGAGCAGGGAACTGACAAGGGTAAGCAGGGTGGTCATGCAGCTTTTCCGGTTTTGCTCGTCATTCCGGCGCAGGCCGGAATCCAGTGGCGATGGCGCTGGGTTGCCGCATGGACGAACCGCGCAGTTGGGACGACGCGTTGTATCGCGTGGCGAACATCGGGCATCGACGCTACGGGATTCCGGCCTGCGCCGGAATGACGGGTAGGCAACGAATTCAGACGCCGACGCGGCGGAGGAACTTGTCCATCAACCATGCCGGTCCCACCAGCAGGTAGGCCAGGTCAGTGAAGAAGCTGGGCCGGCGGCCTTCGATGGCGTGGCCCACGAACTGACCGATCCAGGCCACCACGAACACGCCGATGCCGGTCAGCAGCAAGCCGTGCGGGCCCAGTGCGCGATAGGCGAACTCGGTAATCAGGCACAGCAGCACCAGCACCACGAACAGGGCGGCGGCGATGCGGCGTGATTGCTTCCAGTACCACACGAACGCCAGCACCAGCGCGGCCACGGCCCAGAACCCAGGGCGGCCGATCATCGGCGGCACGGGAATGGTCCACATCATGGCGATGGCGCACCACAGGATCAGCGGTACGCAGATCCAGTGCAGCAGTCGGTTGGTGGGGTTCTGATGGTCGTTGCTGTAACTGTCGAGCCAGACCTGCATGCCTTGCGTCGATGCCATCGGTGCGCGCCACTCTTCAAAGAGGTTGAGGTCGGAACGATTGCCACAGGTGTGGCAAACCGGTCCGGCTGCTGCGGCAAGGACAGGGCGCCGATGAGGGGCCAGTGCCGTGCCGGTGCCAGACCATACCGCGTCGGCGAGGCCGAAGGGAACGTGGTGCAGCTTGGGCGGTGCGCAAGGGGAGGCGGGTGGCCCCTGCGGCTGGCGAGGGGAGGCGTGCTGCCTCCCCTGGCGGGGCGATGCCGGGTTCAGTCCAGCGTGATGTCAGCCAGGCGCTGCAGCGCTTCGGCGTACTTGGCCGAGGTGGCGGCGATCACGTTGGCCGGCACGCTCGGGCCCGGCGCTCTCTTGTTCCAGTCCAGCGTTTCCAGGTAGTCGCGCACGAACTGCTTGTCGTAGCTCGGCGGGCTGATGCCGACCTGATAGGAGTCAGCCGGCCAGAAGCGCGAGGAGTCGGGCGTGAGCATCTCGTCCATCACATAGAGCTTGCCGTTCTCGTCGGTACCGAACTCGAACTTGGTGTCGGCGATGATGATGCCGCGCTCGGCCGCATAGGCGGCCGCCCACTGGTAGATGGACAGCGTGGCCTGACGCACCTGCTCGGCCAGCTCGGGGCCGACGGCCGCCACCACCGCATCGAAACTCACGTTCTCGTCGTGGTCTCCCACGGCGGCCTTGGTGGACGGGGTGAAGATGGGTTCCGGCAGCTGCTGCGCCTGCTTCAGCCCGGCCGGCAGCTTGATGCCGCACAGCGAGCCGGTGGCCTGGTAGTCCTTCCAGCCCGAGCCGATGATGTAGCCGCGCGCAATGGCTTCCACCGGCACCGGCTTCAGGCGACGCGTCACCACCGCGCGCTTCTCGTACAGCTTCAGGTCGGTGCCGGCCGGCAGCACGTCGGCCAGCGGCACGTCCAGCAGGTGGTTGGGCACCAGGTGCGCGGTCTTGTCGAACCAGAAGTTGGAGATCTGCGTGAGCATCTCGCCCTTGCCCGGGATCGGGTCAGGCAGCACCACGTCGAACGCGGACAGGCGGTCGCTGGCCACGATCAGCAAACGGTTCTCCGGCAGCGCGTAAACGTCGCGCACCTTGCCGCGATGGATCAGGTCCAGGCCCGGAAGGTTCGATTGCAGCAGGGTGGTGGGCACGGTCGTTCGCTCCTGGAGGGCCGGCCTGGCGGTCCAGGACGGGAAAACGGGGGAAGACGGCCCGGAACAGGCCGGCGATCAAGCGGGCAATTGTAGCGGGTGCGGCCCTTGGGGGAGGACTTGCTGTCGCGGGAGGACTCCGGCGGGCCTTGCCGTGGCTGCTAGAATCGGCCCTTTTTGAGCCCGGGTCTTCGTGATGGTCCTGCCGCCCCGCCGCATCGCATCGCTCGTCCGTTGCCTGGCCGCCGCCATGCTGGCGTGGGGCGCCGTGGCGCCGGCACAGGCGGCCGCACCGCAGAAGCCCGCGCGGCTGGGACTGTGCGCGGCCTGCCATGGCGAAACCGGCATGGCACAGATACCTGGCGCACCGAACCTGGCCGGCCAGCAGCTGGATTACCTGCGCGAAGCGCTCAAGCAGTACCGCGACGGCCGGCGCAACGTGCCGTTGATGCGCGCGGCGATCGGCCCCATGAGCGATGCCGACCTCGATGAACTGGCGCGCTGGTACAGCGCGCAGACGCCCGCCCACCAAGGCAACCCATGAATTTCACCTGGACCATCTGGCTCGCCCTCTTTGGACTGATCTTCGGCCACGGGCTTCCGGGCGCCGTGGTGGGCGGCATCACCGGCTTCGTCATCGACAGCCTGCGGCAGGGGCAGCGCCGTCGCGCCACGCCGGAAGCGGGTGGCTACATCAGCCCGTTGTTCGCGCTGCTGGGTGCGGTGGCCAAGTCCGATGGCCGCGTGTCCGAAGCCGAAATCGCCGTGGCCGAACGCCTCATGCAGCGCATGGGCCTGGAGCACGAGCAGCGCAAGCTCGCCATCACCGCCTTCAACGCGGGCAAGCAGCCGGAATTCGACGTCACCCCGGCCATCGACCAGTTGCGTCGATGGGTGGGCCTGCGTCGTGACCACGCCTTTCCCGTGCTGGACGTGGTGATCGAAACAGTCATCGCCGAGGGCAATCCGCCGCCGGAGAAGATGGCCATCCTGCGCCAGCTCGCCTTCGCGCTGCGCGTGAGCGACATGGAGCTGATGGCGCTGATGGCGATGAAGGGCTACGCCTGGAACGCTACCGGCGGCTCGCGTGGCTATGGCTCGCGCGGCAATGGCGGTGGCTACGTGCCGCCGCAGCGCAACACGCAGGGGCCCGATCCGTACACCGTGCTCGGCATCGGCCGCGATGTGGACGACCGCGCGGTGAAGCGCGCCTATCGCAAGCTGATTTCCGAACACCATCCCGATCGCCTGGGCGACCTGCCGGAGGCCATGCGCAAGCAGGCCGAGTCCCGCGCCAGCGAGATCAATGCCGCCTACGAACGCATCAAGGCCGAACGCGGCTTCAAGTAAACCCATTGACGACATGCGGGAGCGCACCCTGTGCGCGACTGCTGCCGCCTCGAACCGCCGGGTCGCGCACGTGGCGCCCCTACAGGAACAACGATCATGAGCATCCAGAGCAACGTCATCGCCCCATCCATTCTTTCCGCCGACTTCGCCCGGCTGGGCGAGGACACCGCCAAGGCGCTGGCCGCCGGCGCGGACTGGGTGCATTTCGACGTGATGGACAACCACTACGTGCCCAACCTCACCATGGGCCCGATGGTGCTCAAGGCGCTGCGCGACTACGGCATCACCGCGCCCATCGACGTGCACCTGATGGTGAAGCCGGTGGACCGCATCGTGCCGGACTTCGCCAAGGCGGGCGCCAGCGTGATCAGCTTCCATCCGGAAGCGAGCGAGCACGTGGACCGCACCATCGGCCTGATCAAGGATTCGGGTTGCCAGGCGGGCCTGGTGTTCAACCCGGCCACGCCGCTGTCCTGGCTCGACTACGTGATGGACAAGCTGGACCTGATCCTGCTGATGTCGGTGAACCCGGGCTTCGGCGGGCAGAAGTTCATCCCCTCCGCGCTGGACAAGCTGCGCGAAGTGCGTCGCCGCATCGATGAGAGCGGCCGCCCGATCCGGCTGGAGATCGACGGCGGCGTGACGGCGGCCAACATCGGCGAGATTTCCGCCGCGGGCGCCGACACCTTCGTGGCCGGTTCGGCCATCTTCAATGCGCCGGACTACAAGACCGTGATCGAGGCCATGCACAAGGAACTGGCCGCGGTTCGCGGCTGAGACTTGCAAGAACGACGGCGCGTCGCCTGACCCGTCAGGCAGACGCTCGCTGCGTTGTGTCAGCGACGCTGTGCAGGCGGCAGATAAGAAAATCCCGGCGCATCTGCGCCGGGAAAAGTTTCGTCGGAACGACGTGTGAGGAGACCACACGACGGCCGGTGATCCACGGCAAGAACCATCGACCGTCAACAAGTCAGACCGGGATTTTACGGTTTGGTTCCCGTACTTGCGTCGTCACCTTGCGATAGCGCTTTGTTAACACACAAAAAAATCCCCGCTCGTGGGCGGGGAAGGAACGTGCCTGGAGGACTCGGGTGCGGCCGCCTGCGCGGCCCGCCGGTCAGCCCCGGCGGCCGGCGCGCTTCCGTGCGCACCAGCCGCTTTCAAGGCTTCCACGGCAGAAGCAGAAACGGACGGGTTCAGCTGGCGAGGGCCATGCAGCGGCCATCGCCCTCAATGCATGCTCATGACCAGGCCCAGCAACAGGCCTCCGATCGCCAGCACCACGCGCAGTGGCTCGAAGCCGCGCAGTTCGGCATTGGGGTCGACGTTCGGTTGGCCGGAGGGGCGCATGGGCAGGGTTTCCTGAGATGGCGGCTCCATTGGGCGACCTCGGTGGGCATGGGGCGGGCGCCGGATATGGCAAAACGCGGGCAAGATCGGCCGGGGAGGTGACGGGTTCATCGTCAGCCTGGCGAAAGTGTTTGCGCTAGAGTGGCTCGCACTCGCCGCGAAAGGGATGTTCGTGATGACCGCTCGCATCCGCTACGCCCCGCTCGTCGCCTGCGCAATGCTCCTGCTGGCCGGCTCGGCCCAGGCCGCTTACCCGCCGCAGTCCGCCACGGGCGAGGCGCCCGCGCGGGAAACCTTCAAGCCGGACCGCAGTCCGGAAGAGGTCGGCCAGTCCTATTGCCCTACCGGCATGCAGCGTTTCGTGCCTGGCAGCTACTACTACTGCATGGGGCGGCGCGAGCTGGCCAAGGGAAACCACGCACGCAGCATGGCCGCCCTCATCGAGGCGGCGCGTTGGGGCAGCAAGCAGGCCCAGTTCCTGCTCGGGGTGGGCTACTTCAAGGGCGACAACCCGCGCCAGGATCGCGCCCGTGGCCTGGCCTGGCTGGGGCTGGCGGCCGAGCGCGGGGACGTGCTTTATCTCGGGGTGCTGAAGTCCGCCATGGCGCAGGCCACCGACGAGGAAAAGGCACGCGCCAGCCAGCTCTACACCGAGCTGCTGGGCAGCTATGGCGACGACGTGGCGGCCGTTCGTGCCGAGCGT
The nucleotide sequence above comes from Dyella telluris. Encoded proteins:
- a CDS encoding phosphoribosylaminoimidazolesuccinocarboxamide synthase; amino-acid sequence: MPTTLLQSNLPGLDLIHRGKVRDVYALPENRLLIVASDRLSAFDVVLPDPIPGKGEMLTQISNFWFDKTAHLVPNHLLDVPLADVLPAGTDLKLYEKRAVVTRRLKPVPVEAIARGYIIGSGWKDYQATGSLCGIKLPAGLKQAQQLPEPIFTPSTKAAVGDHDENVSFDAVVAAVGPELAEQVRQATLSIYQWAAAYAAERGIIIADTKFEFGTDENGKLYVMDEMLTPDSSRFWPADSYQVGISPPSYDKQFVRDYLETLDWNKRAPGPSVPANVIAATSAKYAEALQRLADITLD
- a CDS encoding c-type cytochrome; the encoded protein is MLAWGAVAPAQAAAPQKPARLGLCAACHGETGMAQIPGAPNLAGQQLDYLREALKQYRDGRRNVPLMRAAIGPMSDADLDELARWYSAQTPAHQGNP
- the djlA gene encoding co-chaperone DjlA; amino-acid sequence: MNFTWTIWLALFGLIFGHGLPGAVVGGITGFVIDSLRQGQRRRATPEAGGYISPLFALLGAVAKSDGRVSEAEIAVAERLMQRMGLEHEQRKLAITAFNAGKQPEFDVTPAIDQLRRWVGLRRDHAFPVLDVVIETVIAEGNPPPEKMAILRQLAFALRVSDMELMALMAMKGYAWNATGGSRGYGSRGNGGGYVPPQRNTQGPDPYTVLGIGRDVDDRAVKRAYRKLISEHHPDRLGDLPEAMRKQAESRASEINAAYERIKAERGFK
- the rpe gene encoding ribulose-phosphate 3-epimerase; this encodes MSIQSNVIAPSILSADFARLGEDTAKALAAGADWVHFDVMDNHYVPNLTMGPMVLKALRDYGITAPIDVHLMVKPVDRIVPDFAKAGASVISFHPEASEHVDRTIGLIKDSGCQAGLVFNPATPLSWLDYVMDKLDLILLMSVNPGFGGQKFIPSALDKLREVRRRIDESGRPIRLEIDGGVTAANIGEISAAGADTFVAGSAIFNAPDYKTVIEAMHKELAAVRG
- a CDS encoding SEL1-like repeat protein; amino-acid sequence: MTARIRYAPLVACAMLLLAGSAQAAYPPQSATGEAPARETFKPDRSPEEVGQSYCPTGMQRFVPGSYYYCMGRRELAKGNHARSMAALIEAARWGSKQAQFLLGVGYFKGDNPRQDRARGLAWLGLAAERGDVLYLGVLKSAMAQATDEEKARASQLYTELLGSYGDDVAAVRAERRYRRERDQLVRGDVYGAEICIDGLNATRPPTARADDPDQTFCPSRLPVALVARQVDESAEEVLRGWAGHVTVGEPRKVPAPGQ